Within Montipora foliosa isolate CH-2021 chromosome 3, ASM3666993v2, whole genome shotgun sequence, the genomic segment GAGTACTGGTAGCTTTATTTAAGCACCATCGAAAACTTTCCAGAACTGatttaggaggtgcggtgttgaagctacgacagaaaattcaaattcgctgccttgtgtttacgttctccgtaaaacttgagaattggtcatttcacgtcgcagatttgccgaaaacgtgaaaggaatgtacaaaaatgaaaactgcACGTGCAGAGTGTGCatagctattgtttttgctcattaaggATGGTGTctgctaattcaaaggtatttttgccccggtttatgattatgctggaaatgcagatcttaacaagtgttattgaaatcgaaaaagaaaattgggggtaaccacgcatttttcaaagataattcatgaacaatatttgtaaaaagctttcaaatacaaagctatgtatggccttctttctcaaattgaaacttagttatctctgaaaaatgcatggtggcccctaattttctttttggataccaagagtacttactaagatctactttctccggatagttttaaaccgcgcaaaaatatccctgtattagaaagcatcggcgataggaaatccgactatctcagagatgcgcagaacatatgcgcaataacaatagtaggcaccgtctttaaatatgcaaaatatgtgacgttttcgttgccgtcgcgtcgtagatcttaaagtctctaataaggagtttaagaaacgacgacggccacGGCTACGGCTATggcaacgacaacaacaaaaagcaagaatattattggttgaataaaccaaaatgatcgtgcggcaagcatttttaaacatttctctcccgtactcgtcaaaactacggttttgacgacaacgtggacaaactacagcgCATGTTTCACTCTCACTCTTTTCTTAAGATctgtccgtaccaatccagttttagggcacttcgcccatattgtcttgagtaatgtaaacaagatggaataatcatgaaatacttagaatagctcgcTCACTGActtgtattttgaagtgacgttttcgtcgccgtagccctcgtggtttcttaaactccctatttccCTCCCATGCGGACAGAAAGCCTCTGCTGTGGCTCCAATACTAGGTCTGCCGCCCGAttcacacggtaccggacgaatttCTACCAGTTGAAAATTCGTGCATTTAGGGGTTCCATTCACACGGAACCATTCTAAACGTACGAAAATTTAGACACCtggccgttcaaaaatttgaaGGCATAAATCAGGGACGAATTTTTAGCCGGTACGGTCGAAAATCTAACCGGCACGCTGTGAACACCTTGGCCGTCTAAATTTTTGCACGACAAAGGCGTGGTTACATGGATGCGTGGTAACTCAGCTACTATCGTTAGTTTCTCTTTCttgacgccattttggatttcgtAAAGTAAATCTCTGCTCACGAAGAGATGGTAAAACCACTGACAAAGGTTAAACTTTAATCCGGTTGGTCAGTTCTGTGTGAAGAGAGCGAAAATATGGCACGGTTCCGAGCGAACAAAATGGccggtcaaatttttcaacaGGTTTAAAATTCGTCCGGTATCGTGTCCATCAGGCCCACGTTAGAGCGTTTGCAAAGATCAAGCGATTTTTAGGCGAATTCTTAAAATACGATCTGGCTTGCGGGAGTGACCATTCTTAATCCCATGGGTACTAATTTTTCATGctagacttgtgattagctggaaggGTGTGCTTTTGTGGGAAAATCAATGTAAAAATAACTTGGTCCACAAAGACAATGTCCTTATACGTTTCTAGTCATTCGCTCCTGTTCTGGGTAGaagttgaaacaaaaaatcTTTACGGGCAAAACCATTGTTTATATTTCAGattaaaagttgaaaaatgttttacgaagtcatttcctttcttatgtcgtttcttttttttgaaagcTCAAAAACATAGGTCGGTCTGAGGGACCAAAATGCGGCCTCATCAAAGACGCATAGATTGGAAACTTCCTGAATTTTTGGTATTTTGTCTTCTATGCGCCATGAAAGTACACGTATGTATGCAACGTAAAATTAGCCAACTTCAGATTGGAGTGCAAGTACTAGTTTTCTGTACTGAGCACGCGCAGTAGGGTTAAAGAACCAAAATTTTCgaaatgcgcgtgctcagaactgaGAACTCGTACTGGTAGTCGTCCTCATACTCCAATCTAAAGGTCGCTATggacttaaggaggctcaaaccagttttaacacttttaaCCGAATGCACTATTTGAAAGGATTGAAGTCAcccttaacaagatgcacttatTGATGTGATGTTtgaggttaccatggcaacaaaaaccCAACTAAAAACTCCCTATAAATTCTCTTTAAATGTTTACATCTCAGAAACGAACTctgtgaccccattttttattgctgaaaagtgattagcaagCTAAGataaaaatcatgaaaaatttgaaggtggctatgaatctgctagAGAGAATTTTGTTCTAacttttagggccgatttacacggtacgactttgtcgcatgcgacaacggcttacgacaagcccacgacatgatttacgattgttgtgtacgtcagaaaaaatgtcgtagcattttaaaacatgttttaaaacgctgcgataatcgtaagtcatgtcgtcggcctgtcgtgagcttgtgacatgcgacaaaatcgtatcgtgtaaatcggcccttacagagagttttatcttataGGCTGATGCTTTCAGGGATAGACGACATTGGAAATCTCGTGACAATTACACGATGTACGTAGATTAGAAGGTCACCAACGTAATATTCCCATTCACCGTATTCAAGTATTCGTATAACAGTGTTTAATTCAAAGCACCCATTCCGAACAGCCCTGAACTACAAGTATTTGAGATAGatggtagatagatagatagatagatagttttattaaaattacccTTGCAGTCCGAGGGCTGAATTacgataatttttacaaatgtaaaACGTTAATTAATTGTAACTATAAATTATATAATGATAAATTAAGAAAGTTATTTTATAAGAATTTGACAATACTAAAGgtattattatgtaaacactaaattacaattaagatacagctaaaatttttcaaaatcatatCATTTAATATGAGTTGTAAAAGGGCATGTTATCGGCAATGGCTTACAATAAAACTGTCTCTGAAACGATTGGTTTTAAAACGCGGGACTTGGAACTTGCGATTTTTCCGTGTACGCAAAGTGCCATAGTAAGGTGGCGGAAGGAGTGAATGAAGCttgtgattattgttattacatatGTCTTGAAACATTGAGTTACCAATCGCCTCTCTCCTGGCATACAAGGTAGGTATGCTAAAAACTTCTAAAGCTTGTCTATAAGATATCTCGTTATTGCTTATTATGCGTAGTGCTCGCTTCTGCAGGCGCTCTAACTGATCGGAGAGATATTGCGGTAGAGCGGTATGAAAGACTGAACATGCATACTCTGCAACTGGCCGTATGCAAGTGGTGTAGAAGCTCAAAAGGTCATTAGTTGGCACTTTCGCACGCTTTAATTGCCTAAGAAAGTAGAGACGCGTTGCGACTTTCTTAGATATCATTTCTACGTGCACATTCCACTTCAAATCATACGATATCATAACACCTAGTAATTTAGCGGATGGAACAATCTCAATGTTCGTATTATTGATAGTAATAGGCTCTAAAATACTCTCTGACTTTGTGAATGATATTCTAAGTTCCTTGCACTTCGATTCATTCAACTGGAAACCATCAGACTGACTGACGATGGCAGGCGTCCTTCACGGTACGGGTAGTTCAAGATGTCAGATACCGGTCCGGCTAAAATATCTGCGTTTTCCTTTAACAACCATCCAGGGATGTTGTCTGGGCCGTTAGCTTTGCACGGGTTCAACTTTAATAATTTCTTGCGGACTGACTCAACCGACACAACAAGGGGGTTTTCGGAGTAGTTACTGAGAGTAGTGCACGGAAAAGCGGCAGGGAGAGGTGTGAAACAGTACATTGGCGATAAGAAAGCCTCATTGATGATGTTAGATAGGCCGATCTGGTCAATACTCTCATACAGATGTTGTAGCGATTGCAATGTGTCACTTTGCGCCGAGGAGGCAAGCGAGCGCCCACTAAGCTTTTTCACTTCTTTCCACCATTCGGATGGTTTACATTTCCTCAGATGTTCCACCTTGGGTTGGTAATAATTTGCGCGGCACATCTTTCGCTTGCGATTAACACGATTTCTCAACTCACGAAACATTTGGTCGTCGCCAAGCGATAAGGCACTTTGCCGCTTTTGTAGCAAGTTCTTCAAGGATGATGTCATCCAAGGTGGTTCGGTTGAATGTACTTTGCGCGTGCGCATAGGCATAACATGATCAAGACCAGTCTTAATAATTTGTTCCAAAAGCGACGTTTTGCCTTCACAACTATCTGCGGAGTTCAGTATAGAATCCAAATCCACTGATTCTAGATAAGTGCGCATCGCGAGGCGCTTGCTGGGACGCTTATCTCTTGACTGAACATTAGTTGTAGAGCTATTGGACTTTATCGTCACCTTCGGTTGAACTTCTATTGACATGTGGTCCGAAAGGCCAAGTAGAGGGAGTTGGGTTGGAGTTTCGTAGTGGTCTTGAAGGTTGGTGAGGACTAAATGGAGCGTTCTTTCTCCTCGTGTCGGAAAATTCACTATTTGCTTCAAATTGTAGTTGTTTCTAAGCCGTGTGGTTTGTAGCCTGTTGATACATGACAAACACGTCTCTAAATACTCTAAAAAAGCAGAGTCATTTGCGCTTGGCGGGTGATAGAACGCCCCAAGAAGAATAGAGCTGTATCCCCTTGGGAGACGAGTAGGACTAATTTGAATCCATAACGCCTCTAAAGAAGGGTCTTCTAAATCGTCTAAAACTGTAAAATTTATCGTATTCTTGATATACACGCACACACCGCCATGTTCTGTCTCTGTTCTGTCCCTGCGGATGATATTGTAGCTCCCCAGCGCAACCACATTGTCATGAATGTGGCTTTTAAGCCACGACTCCGTAATACAAACAAGATCTAAATTAGAATACTTGACAACATGGCGAAGTTCATCCACTTTGGGAGCCAAGGACATGACATTCGAGACAAATAAAGAGCCTTGTACATAAGCCGTCGGTGAGCCCATCCTTTTTGCGTCTGTAGGAGCTGGAGTAATTTGTATACAGTTCAAAGGATTGTGGCAGCGTAACGGAGCTGAAAACCATGGACGGCCGCTAACTTTCCATGTTGAAATAATAGCAATCTGTTTGATGGAgactctttctctctctcttacAAGGCGACCCGCACGTTTCTCACGGTAAGAAGGCCATAAGTTGTTTAGAAAGATTTTACGAAAGCTTGTAGGGCGGTTGTAAGCCATTAGCACGAGTATTAAAATGGAGTTAAACGGAACTCAAAAATATGCAGCCATGCGAGgcgcaatacaatacaataagcGAGGACTTGAGACAGTGCAAACACGACGTGGTGGAAGCTTCCACATTCGATATCCAAGTCAAAGACCCATTTTAAACCGGTTGGCTTTCAATTTTGGTGATGGGTATCTACTTAAATATTATGAAAGCTGGCGATTGCTCAGCGGCTTGTTTCGATGGTCTAGTAGTTATCAATGATGCAAAGGTCGCTTGTGGTCCATGTTCATCCTTATCGACCTTCATGTCCCTTAAAAATCTTGGAACTTAATAGCGTGCTTTTTCAAATTAATTGACAAGAAAGCTTTTAAGTATAGAGTTATCTTCATGTAACcgaaatgaaaaaggaaatgatGGTCCTTTTCTCCTATCCCAAATAACGCTCACCCAAAATATAGGGCATTTtcagatggctcttttgttgccatggaaacctattaAATTaagtcacattaatgagtgcatcttgttaagtaaatgattggtgtttcatttggtaccataatACCTTACCTCAATGTGAAACCTTGTTGTAAAATTAATCCTCCAACTAAGACCTTACCCCGCAAATTGTTGAAATCGGTTTGAGCCATCTTAATTTCATACGTTAAGTCGATGACAGTTCACCCCTTAATCTAAGCTTAGCGATAGTTCGTTTATATTGAtacttttaatttttaatattttgtagtGTTAGAGTTAGATTAGGAATTTCACCCTCTGCAATTACTCTTCGTACAGAACCTGAACCTGGCCTGGTAAATTACTTGAATCCGTCCATTGCCAGGCAAAATAGTTTGATCCGGGCATCGTGTAGTTTGGCAATGTTCGATAAAATACATTCTTGTAATCTTCTCCCTTTTTCTGCCATTCC encodes:
- the LOC137995101 gene encoding uncharacterized protein, whose product is MGSPTAYVQGSLFVSNVMSLAPKVDELRHVVKYSNLDLVCITESWLKSHIHDNVVALGSYNIIRRDRTETEHGGVCVYIKNTINFTVLDDLEDPSLEALWIQISPTRLPRGYSSILLGAFYHPPSANDSAFLEYLETCLSCINRLQTTRLRNNYNLKQIVNFPTRGERTLHLVLTNLQDHYETPTQLPLLGLSDHMSIEVQPKVTIKSNSSTTNVQSRDKRPSKRLAMRTYLESVDLDSILNSADSCEGKTSLLEQIIKTGLDHVMPMRTRKVHSTEPPWMTSSLKNLLQKRQSALSLGDDQMFRELRNRVNRKRKMCRANYYQPKVEHLRKCKPSEWWKEVKKLSGRSLASSAQSDTLQSLQHLYESIDQIGLSNIINEAFLSPMYCFTPLPAAFPCTTLSNYSENPLVVSVESVRKKLLKLNPCKANGPDNIPGWLLKENADILAGPVSDILNYPYREGRLPSSVSLMVSS